A region of Rhizobium grahamii DNA encodes the following proteins:
- a CDS encoding DMT family transporter gives MSLTVILLVLLGALLHAIWNALIKAGTDKSLDASLISAGGAITALPFLFFLPLPEASAWPYIGASAILQFIYFQLVAGAYRAGDIGLVYPIMRGCAPLLVAATSGFILNESLSPGAMLGTATICAGILTLALEARRGSGHAIRLALANACVIATYTYVDGIGARISGNAISYTLWMSLLPPILLLTWAVSKRGAVAVAVHVRYNWWRGLIGGGGSIASYGLALWAMTKAPVATVAALRETSILFALLISVIVLKEKASPWRYLAGAIIALGGLILKLA, from the coding sequence TTGTCGCTCACAGTCATCCTGCTGGTTCTTCTAGGCGCGCTGCTGCACGCAATCTGGAACGCGCTCATCAAGGCGGGCACGGACAAGTCGCTTGACGCCAGCCTCATCTCGGCAGGTGGTGCGATTACGGCCCTGCCCTTCCTGTTTTTCCTGCCGCTGCCGGAGGCCTCGGCCTGGCCTTACATCGGCGCTTCGGCGATCCTTCAGTTCATCTATTTCCAGCTGGTCGCCGGCGCCTATCGGGCGGGCGACATCGGCCTCGTCTATCCGATCATGAGGGGCTGCGCGCCTCTGCTGGTCGCCGCGACAAGCGGTTTCATCCTGAACGAGAGCCTCTCGCCCGGCGCGATGCTTGGCACCGCGACGATCTGCGCGGGCATTCTCACGCTGGCGCTCGAGGCAAGACGCGGCAGCGGCCATGCGATCCGTCTGGCGCTCGCCAACGCTTGCGTCATCGCGACCTATACCTATGTCGACGGCATCGGGGCGCGGATATCCGGCAACGCGATATCCTATACGCTATGGATGTCGCTGCTGCCTCCGATCCTGCTTCTGACCTGGGCCGTCTCGAAGCGGGGCGCGGTGGCTGTTGCCGTGCATGTCCGCTACAATTGGTGGCGCGGACTGATCGGCGGCGGCGGATCGATTGCCTCCTACGGCCTCGCGCTATGGGCGATGACAAAAGCGCCGGTCGCAACCGTCGCTGCGCTTCGAGAGACGTCGATCCTGTTCGCTCTGCTGATTTCCGTTATCGTGCTCAAGGAAAAGGCCAGTCCGTGGCGCTATCTCGCCGGCGCGATCATCGCACTTGGCGGCCTGATCCTCAAGCTCGCCTGA
- a CDS encoding CatB-related O-acetyltransferase produces MKLTASDLNLMWEFRLLFKVNSGPPNPIGYGWLIADQHLSVKNEVVIEPYSGLYGGPYVPSTGGVHYCGLTSIGLLSYSYSPLPEPMKVGRYCSISSGLTFLDSYHPLDLVTTSIITFRSKSVLCRDFTNAEQVSKYGWDIHGNKPYPTLENDVWIGRDCTLQMGIRLGTGSVVAANSVVTKDVPPFAIVGGNPAKIIRYRFDEATIAKLLESEWWNYHPKNLCAIGFDDIPRFLDEVALLKDDPTAKLNLPILRITDKEMVATMP; encoded by the coding sequence ATGAAATTAACGGCATCCGATCTCAATCTAATGTGGGAATTCCGGCTCCTCTTCAAGGTAAACTCAGGACCGCCCAATCCGATCGGCTACGGCTGGCTGATCGCAGACCAACACCTGAGCGTCAAAAATGAAGTTGTGATCGAACCCTATTCGGGCCTTTACGGGGGACCCTACGTCCCCAGCACCGGCGGTGTTCACTATTGCGGCCTGACATCGATCGGATTGCTGTCCTATTCCTATTCGCCGTTGCCTGAACCGATGAAGGTCGGACGCTATTGCTCCATTTCATCGGGTTTGACCTTCCTGGACAGCTATCACCCGCTTGACCTGGTGACGACCTCGATCATTACCTTTCGCAGCAAAAGCGTACTTTGCCGGGATTTCACCAATGCTGAACAGGTTTCAAAATATGGTTGGGACATCCACGGCAATAAACCCTATCCTACCTTGGAGAACGACGTATGGATCGGCCGAGACTGCACGTTGCAGATGGGCATTCGCCTTGGCACCGGTTCTGTCGTCGCGGCCAACAGCGTGGTGACGAAGGACGTGCCGCCCTTTGCGATCGTCGGCGGAAATCCGGCAAAAATCATTCGCTACCGGTTCGACGAGGCGACGATTGCGAAATTACTGGAAAGCGAATGGTGGAACTACCACCCCAAGAATCTCTGCGCGATCGGCTTTGACGACATTCCGAGGTTTCTCGATGAGGTGGCGCTGCTGAAGGACGATCCGACAGCCAAGCTGAACCTGCCCATATTGCGGATCACCGACAAGGAAATGGTCGCCACAATGCCGTGA
- a CDS encoding enoyl-CoA hydratase: protein MAEVVSFRKDPSKAGEGALVIPQLSDGVLRLTLSNPPANALSIAVMETLIGELQSAAEDAAVRVVIIASTGNVFSAGHDLKELTAHRADEDGGEAFFEETFALAADLMLEITRLPKPVIAEIDGLATAAGCQLVASCDLAICTDTATFCTPGVNIGLFCSTPMVAVTRAAHRKQAMEMLLTGETIDAPTAKDFGLVNRIVPKQYLTQVVTKYASVIASKSPLTLKLGKEAFYRQLEMPVEEAYSYAAQVMVDNMLTADAEEGIGAFLSKRTPQWTGE, encoded by the coding sequence ATGGCCGAAGTCGTATCCTTTCGGAAAGACCCGAGCAAAGCGGGCGAGGGCGCGCTTGTCATTCCGCAGTTGAGCGACGGGGTCCTGCGGCTGACGCTCAGCAATCCGCCTGCAAACGCGCTTTCGATCGCGGTCATGGAAACGCTGATCGGCGAGCTGCAGAGCGCTGCCGAAGACGCTGCCGTCCGCGTGGTCATCATCGCCTCGACGGGCAATGTCTTTTCCGCCGGCCACGACCTGAAGGAGCTGACCGCGCATCGCGCCGACGAGGACGGCGGCGAGGCATTTTTCGAGGAAACCTTCGCGCTGGCTGCCGACCTCATGCTCGAGATCACCCGCCTCCCTAAGCCCGTCATTGCCGAGATCGATGGCCTTGCGACCGCTGCCGGCTGCCAGCTTGTCGCTTCCTGCGATCTTGCAATCTGCACCGATACGGCAACCTTCTGCACGCCGGGCGTCAATATCGGCCTGTTCTGCTCGACGCCGATGGTGGCTGTGACGCGGGCTGCCCATCGCAAGCAGGCGATGGAGATGCTGCTGACCGGAGAGACGATCGACGCCCCCACGGCCAAGGATTTCGGCCTCGTGAACCGCATCGTACCGAAACAGTACCTGACGCAGGTCGTCACCAAATATGCGTCCGTAATTGCGAGCAAATCGCCGCTGACGCTGAAGCTCGGCAAGGAAGCGTTTTATCGCCAACTCGAAATGCCGGTCGAGGAAGCCTACAGCTATGCGGCGCAGGTAATGGTCGACAATATGCTGACGGCCGATGCCGAAGAGGGGATCGGGGCTTTCCTGTCCAAGCGCACGCCACAGTGGACTGGCGAATAG
- a CDS encoding PaaI family thioesterase: MQPVMTIDELHRFLDTDFPQIHTDGRVFSITEIRPGSVSMRLDPNERHLRPGGTVSGPALFTLADVTAYASVLAHIGPVALAVTTNLNINFLRLPKLRPTTCICRILTLGKRLAVIEASIFQENEDELIAHATATYSIPPREM; the protein is encoded by the coding sequence ATGCAGCCGGTCATGACGATCGACGAGCTCCACCGTTTTCTGGACACGGATTTCCCCCAGATCCACACGGACGGTCGGGTCTTCTCCATCACCGAAATCCGCCCCGGCAGCGTCTCGATGCGTCTCGACCCAAACGAGAGGCACTTACGCCCCGGCGGCACTGTATCAGGCCCCGCGCTTTTCACCCTGGCGGATGTCACGGCCTATGCGTCGGTGCTCGCGCATATCGGACCAGTCGCACTGGCTGTGACCACCAATCTCAACATCAATTTCCTGCGACTGCCAAAGCTCCGGCCAACGACCTGCATCTGCAGAATTCTCACGCTCGGCAAGCGCCTCGCGGTCATCGAGGCATCGATTTTCCAGGAGAATGAGGACGAGCTGATCGCCCACGCAACGGCGACTTACTCGATTCCGCCACGCGAAATGTGA
- the rpsI gene encoding 30S ribosomal protein S9: MADLSSLKDLGTATEASAPVHVRKVDSLGRSYATGKRKNAVARVWVKPGSGKIIVNGKEFAEYFARPVLQMILRQPIVAAAREGQFDIIATVAGGGLSGQAGAVRHGVSKALTYFEPGLRSVLKKGGFLTRDSRVVERKKYGKAKARRSFQFSKR; this comes from the coding sequence ATGGCTGACCTCTCCTCCCTGAAGGATCTCGGCACGGCTACCGAAGCTTCGGCTCCGGTTCACGTCCGCAAGGTCGACTCGCTTGGCCGTTCCTACGCGACCGGCAAGCGCAAGAACGCTGTTGCCCGCGTCTGGGTCAAGCCGGGCTCCGGCAAGATCATCGTCAACGGCAAGGAATTCGCGGAATACTTCGCACGTCCGGTTCTGCAGATGATCCTGCGCCAGCCGATCGTTGCTGCTGCCCGCGAAGGCCAGTTCGACATCATCGCTACCGTTGCCGGTGGCGGTCTTTCCGGCCAGGCCGGTGCTGTTCGTCACGGTGTTTCCAAGGCTCTCACCTACTTCGAACCGGGCCTGCGCTCGGTCCTGAAGAAGGGTGGCTTCCTGACCCGCGACAGCCGCGTTGTTGAACGTAAGAAGTACGGTAAGGCCAAGGCTCGCCGTTCGTTCCAGTTCTCCAAGCGCTAA
- a CDS encoding cupin domain-containing protein, producing MTTFIRFEENGSKPEFGAPAADRIIAGDPQFRTWSFDEADGGIYAGIWEATPGKWRIVYDEWEYFNVLSGYSIVTEEGGEPVHLRAGDRMILKPGFIGTWEVIETTRKDYVIRV from the coding sequence ATGACGACGTTCATCAGATTCGAAGAGAACGGTAGCAAACCGGAGTTCGGCGCTCCCGCCGCCGACCGGATCATCGCTGGTGATCCGCAGTTCCGCACATGGAGTTTCGACGAAGCCGATGGCGGTATCTATGCCGGCATATGGGAAGCGACGCCGGGAAAGTGGCGCATCGTCTATGACGAGTGGGAGTACTTCAATGTCCTTTCCGGCTATTCGATCGTGACGGAGGAGGGCGGAGAGCCCGTTCATCTGCGCGCCGGCGACAGGATGATCTTGAAGCCGGGCTTCATCGGAACCTGGGAAGTCATCGAGACGACCCGCAAGGACTACGTCATCCGCGTTTGA
- the rplM gene encoding 50S ribosomal protein L13, translating into MATFSQKPAEVEKKWVIIDAEGLVVGRLASVIAMRLRGKHKATFTPHVDDGDNVIVINADKVVFTGKKYSDKVYYWHTGFAGGIKERTARQIIEGRFPERVLEKAVERMVPRGPLGRRQMKNLRVYAGSNHPHEAQQPVVLDVASLNKKNVRSA; encoded by the coding sequence ATGGCAACTTTCTCCCAGAAGCCTGCAGAGGTGGAGAAGAAGTGGGTCATCATCGACGCCGAAGGGCTGGTCGTTGGTCGTCTCGCTTCCGTCATCGCTATGCGTCTGCGCGGCAAGCACAAGGCAACCTTCACGCCCCACGTTGACGACGGCGACAACGTCATCGTCATCAATGCCGACAAGGTCGTATTCACCGGCAAGAAGTACTCCGACAAGGTTTACTACTGGCACACCGGTTTTGCCGGCGGCATCAAGGAGCGTACCGCTCGCCAGATCATCGAAGGCCGCTTCCCGGAGCGCGTTCTCGAGAAGGCTGTTGAGCGCATGGTTCCGCGTGGCCCGCTCGGTCGTCGCCAGATGAAGAACCTCCGCGTTTACGCTGGTTCCAACCATCCTCATGAAGCACAGCAGCCTGTCGTTCTCGACGTGGCCTCGCTGAACAAGAAGAACGTAAGGAGCGCCTAA
- a CDS encoding CoA-binding protein, translating into MNHDRYDDDYIIDILRSVKTIALTGASPNPARPSNGVMAFLLARGYQVIPVNPGQAGKLIHGQLVYARLADIPTAVDMVDVFRASEYLPEVVEEALRMEPRPKVIWSQLGVRDDAAAQIAETAGLKVVMNRCPAIEYPRLIA; encoded by the coding sequence ATGAACCACGACCGATATGACGACGACTATATCATTGATATCCTGCGCTCGGTGAAGACGATCGCGCTGACGGGCGCCTCGCCAAATCCGGCGCGCCCCAGCAACGGTGTCATGGCGTTCTTGCTGGCACGCGGCTATCAGGTCATCCCCGTCAATCCCGGCCAGGCAGGCAAGCTGATCCATGGGCAACTCGTCTATGCCCGGCTTGCCGACATCCCCACCGCAGTCGATATGGTCGATGTCTTCAGGGCGTCCGAATACTTGCCGGAGGTGGTGGAGGAGGCGCTGCGGATGGAGCCCCGCCCGAAGGTGATCTGGTCGCAGCTTGGCGTTCGTGATGATGCGGCCGCGCAGATTGCCGAGACCGCCGGATTGAAGGTTGTCATGAATCGCTGCCCGGCAATCGAGTATCCGCGCCTGATCGCCTGA